Proteins found in one Triticum aestivum cultivar Chinese Spring chromosome 4D, IWGSC CS RefSeq v2.1, whole genome shotgun sequence genomic segment:
- the LOC100873113 gene encoding TSL-kinase interacting protein 1 isoform X1 translates to MEKEVCEEMSPPPQPVDLPDATPPSASDPSQKPAKKATRQWAAWTRQEEESFFNALRQVGKNFEKITLRVQSKNKDQVRHYYYRLVRRMKKLLGPGFSLDARNSKDTIAAMLRWWSLLEKFSCSASKLHLKPRRFKTFVDALGNQLIKDRKRTRRKCSLGDTRLSSSSPVLSKTPGNQSFAVGLLPMDAQNGSKGASSKGAFMKRVADPNSNKSGVIRGDLSATRTVRQKRRAGGAGACAAYKKWERAAMAGVSLVADAAEELERKMTTQNLSCNADATVLASSPNNVSTVDADMGTNHMKEADPQAPSKLKLQLFPINEATRKALEKDDHNPHLELTLSSKKKMSSVLEHLNRKWGNSNIACGELVLFPYCAHQEDLATYQRWTTQDTVAVADVFFSVNSPSIFRLRYGWFSLAELEAGLSEISLTRFENCMIPEDIQVKSSSEACVQKDGTLPSDFTSEQSSNNSKDQSPLLLGTPSSTGKNAAEEPSINTFPSQSGDHNQEQVPANKAFEVDPQMDCLAISEVDWADTLTDISVGYLLTEASKAANLDCEVTSIAQNPLFDENPCSYDSFDAAVALHASRYQAAEQPAHTSNSTIWGAEETCDEFSFMLATARKQQGLNTSASSPPDSDNEVHSSNSEGFQGFLQDLAGGDTPGNPCADDVKAMEELCARSPPQSDNDFGLKDQPLDDVFWPESLGPLDLDIPPIRSLADEFILGDSQNSWSRMMENSMDAFRNMSFFVSDNNDSVLPPIM, encoded by the exons ATGGAGAAGGAGGTGTGTGAAGAGATGAGTCCGCCTCCTCAGCCTGTTGATTTGCCAGATGCCACTCCGCCCTCTGCGTCCGATCCCAGTCAGAAGCCTG CGAAAAAGGCGACGCGACAATGGGCCGCATGGACACGCCAAGAGGAGGAGAGTTTCTTCAATGCTCTGCGCCAAGTAGGAAAA AATTTTGAGAAGATTACCCTACGTGTCCAGAGCAAAAACAAAGATCAG GTCAGACATTACTACTATCGCCTTGTtagacgcatgaagaagcttctGGGTCCTGGGTTCTCACTTGATGCACGAAACTCCAAGGACACCATTGCTGCTATGCTCCGCTG GTGGTCTCTTCTTGAGAAATTTAGCTGCAGTGCTTCAAAGCTACATCTGAAGCCTCGGAGATTCAAAACATTTGTAGATGCATTG GGAAATCAACTGATAAAGGACAGAAAAAGAACGAGAAGAAAGTGTTCACTAGGGGATACACGCTTATCTTCTTCATCTCCAGTTCTCAGCAAGACTCCGGGAAATCAATCTTTCGCAGTAGGACTCTTGCCCATGGATGCCCAAAATGGTAGCAAAGGAGCCTCTTCCAAAGGAGCGTTTATGAAACGGGTTGCAGACCCTAATTCTAACAAGTCAGGAGTAATCAGAGGAGACCTATCTGCCACAAGAACTGTGAGACAAAAAAGGAGAGCAG GGGGAGCTGGTGCGTGTGCGGCATATAAGAAATGGGAGAGAGCTGCCATGGCTGGTGTTTCTTTAGTTGCTGATGCAGCTGAGGAGCTTGAACGCAAAATGACGACCCAGAACTTGTCGTGTAATGCGGATGCAACTGTGCTAGCTTCATCACCCAACAATGTATCTACTGTTGATG CAGATATGGGTACAAATCATATGAAAGAAGCAGATCCTCAAGCACCTTCAAAGCTGAAGCTGCAGTTATTTCCAATAAATGAAGCCACACGGAAGGCATTGGAGAAG GATGATCATAATCCACATCTGGAGCTCACATTAAGTTCCAAGAAAAAAATGTCTTCTGTTTTAGAACATCTGAATCGCAAGTGGGGCAACTCAAACATTGCATGTGGAGAGCTTGTGCTTTTCCCATATTGTGCTCATCAAGAGGATTTAGCTACCTATCAGAGGTGGACAACACAAGATACAGTTGCAGTGGCTGATGTCTTTTTTTCTGTGAATAGCCCCTCTATTTTCCGATTAAG GTATGGCTGGTTCTCCCTTGCTGAGCTTGAGGCAGGACTAAGTGAAATATCGTTGACCCGCTTTGAGAATTGCATGATACCAGAAGACATTCAGGTCAAATCTTCCTCAGAGGCCTGTGTGCAAAAGGATGGCACTTTACCCAGTGACTTCACTTCTGAGCAATCATCTAATAACTCAAAAGATCAGTCGCCATTATTGCTTGGTACACCATCTAGTACGGGCAAGAATGCTGCGGAAGAGCCTTCCATTAATACCTTTCCCTCTCAGTCTGGCgatcacaatcaagaacaagttcCTGCAAACAAAGCTTTTGAG GTTGATCCTCAGATGGATTGTCTTGCAATATCGGAAGTAGATTGGGCAGATACCCTTACTGATATCAGTGTTGGATACTTGCTGACAGAAGCATCCAAGGCTGCTAATTTGGATTGTGAAGTGACCTCTATTGCCCAAAATCCTCTTTTCGATGAGAATCCGTGCAGCTATGACTCGTTTGATGCTGCTGTTGCCCTACATGCTTCTCGTTATCAAGCAGCAGAGCAGCCAGCTCATACATCCAATTCCACCATCTGGGGTGCAGAAGAAACATGTGATGAGTTCAGTTTTATGTTGGCCACAGCTAGGAAGCAACAAGGTTTAAACACTTCAGCTAGCAGCCCTCCTGATAGCGACAATGAAGTTCACTCTTCAAATTCAGAAGGGTTTCAAGGTTTTCTTCAG GACTTGGCTGGAGGAGATACTCCTGGTAATCCTTGTGCTGATGATGTGAAGGCAATGGAAGAACTTTGTGCCAGATCACCACCTCAAAGTGACAATGATTTTGGATTGAAAGATCAGCCTCTAGATGACGTATTCTGG CCCGAATCACTTGGACCACTGGACTTGGATATACCACCAATAAGATCCCTAGCTGATGAGTTCATCTTAGGAGACAGTCAAAATAGTTGGAGTCGGATGATGGAAAATAGCATGGATGCATTTCGAAACATGTCGTTCTTCGTGTCCGATAACAATGACTCAGTTCTTCCACCCATCATGTAG
- the LOC123100097 gene encoding uncharacterized protein yields MDYEASKFLIRHALCTIGYMLDSASGLARLATCFRHARPEERWRFQGIVVKYAVEMAMERHSNYFVQLVLDHGDIQFRCGLVYKLMMQFASLSLHPHGNYLVQHCVRNRRTGSPQHDLLPIVLSACNRQSIRELQGLVQTPPATFVLHTLLQTGEAVTHSRELTQNLERKINDLLWRARRYRR; encoded by the exons ATGGATTACGAGGCATCCAAG TTCCTGATCAGGCACGCCCTGTGCACCATCGGATACATGCTGGATTCGGCGTCCGGGTTGGCGCGCCTGGCTACATGCTTCCGGCACGCGAGACCCGAGGAGCGCTGGCGTTTCCAGGGTATCGTCGTTAAATACGCCGTAGAAATGGCCATGGAACGACACAG CAACTACTTTGTGCAGCTCGTCCTCGACCATGGCGACATTCAGTTCAGGTGCGGCCTCGTGTACAAGCTCATGATGCAGTTCGCCAGCCTTTCCCTCCACCCGCACGGGAACTACCTCGTGCAGCACTGCGTCCGGAACAGAAGGACTGGTTCGCCACAGCACGATCTGCTGCCCATCGTGCTCAGTGCTTGTAATCGCCAGAGCATAAGAGAACTCCAAGGGCTGGTGCAGACCCCCCCTGCCACCTTCGTCCTCCACACGCTGCTCCAGACAGGCGAAGCTGTAACT CACTCCCGGGAGTTGACGCAGAACCTGGAGCGGAAAATCAACGACCTCCTCTGGCGTGCCCGGAGATACCGTCGCTGA
- the LOC100873113 gene encoding TSL-kinase interacting protein 1 isoform X2: MEKEVCEEMSPPPQPVDLPDATPPSASDPSQKPAKKATRQWAAWTRQEEESFFNALRQVGKNFEKITLRVQSKNKDQVRHYYYRLVRRMKKLLGPGFSLDARNSKDTIAAMLRWWSLLEKFSCSASKLHLKPRRFKTFVDALGNQLIKDRKRTRRKCSLGDTRLSSSSPVLSKTPGNQSFAVGLLPMDAQNGSKGASSKGAFMKRVADPNSNKSGVIRGDLSATRTVRQKRRAGGAGACAAYKKWERAAMAGVSLVADAAEELERKMTTQNLSCNADATVLASSPNNVSTVDDMGTNHMKEADPQAPSKLKLQLFPINEATRKALEKDDHNPHLELTLSSKKKMSSVLEHLNRKWGNSNIACGELVLFPYCAHQEDLATYQRWTTQDTVAVADVFFSVNSPSIFRLRYGWFSLAELEAGLSEISLTRFENCMIPEDIQVKSSSEACVQKDGTLPSDFTSEQSSNNSKDQSPLLLGTPSSTGKNAAEEPSINTFPSQSGDHNQEQVPANKAFEVDPQMDCLAISEVDWADTLTDISVGYLLTEASKAANLDCEVTSIAQNPLFDENPCSYDSFDAAVALHASRYQAAEQPAHTSNSTIWGAEETCDEFSFMLATARKQQGLNTSASSPPDSDNEVHSSNSEGFQGFLQDLAGGDTPGNPCADDVKAMEELCARSPPQSDNDFGLKDQPLDDVFWPESLGPLDLDIPPIRSLADEFILGDSQNSWSRMMENSMDAFRNMSFFVSDNNDSVLPPIM; the protein is encoded by the exons ATGGAGAAGGAGGTGTGTGAAGAGATGAGTCCGCCTCCTCAGCCTGTTGATTTGCCAGATGCCACTCCGCCCTCTGCGTCCGATCCCAGTCAGAAGCCTG CGAAAAAGGCGACGCGACAATGGGCCGCATGGACACGCCAAGAGGAGGAGAGTTTCTTCAATGCTCTGCGCCAAGTAGGAAAA AATTTTGAGAAGATTACCCTACGTGTCCAGAGCAAAAACAAAGATCAG GTCAGACATTACTACTATCGCCTTGTtagacgcatgaagaagcttctGGGTCCTGGGTTCTCACTTGATGCACGAAACTCCAAGGACACCATTGCTGCTATGCTCCGCTG GTGGTCTCTTCTTGAGAAATTTAGCTGCAGTGCTTCAAAGCTACATCTGAAGCCTCGGAGATTCAAAACATTTGTAGATGCATTG GGAAATCAACTGATAAAGGACAGAAAAAGAACGAGAAGAAAGTGTTCACTAGGGGATACACGCTTATCTTCTTCATCTCCAGTTCTCAGCAAGACTCCGGGAAATCAATCTTTCGCAGTAGGACTCTTGCCCATGGATGCCCAAAATGGTAGCAAAGGAGCCTCTTCCAAAGGAGCGTTTATGAAACGGGTTGCAGACCCTAATTCTAACAAGTCAGGAGTAATCAGAGGAGACCTATCTGCCACAAGAACTGTGAGACAAAAAAGGAGAGCAG GGGGAGCTGGTGCGTGTGCGGCATATAAGAAATGGGAGAGAGCTGCCATGGCTGGTGTTTCTTTAGTTGCTGATGCAGCTGAGGAGCTTGAACGCAAAATGACGACCCAGAACTTGTCGTGTAATGCGGATGCAACTGTGCTAGCTTCATCACCCAACAATGTATCTACTGTTGATG ATATGGGTACAAATCATATGAAAGAAGCAGATCCTCAAGCACCTTCAAAGCTGAAGCTGCAGTTATTTCCAATAAATGAAGCCACACGGAAGGCATTGGAGAAG GATGATCATAATCCACATCTGGAGCTCACATTAAGTTCCAAGAAAAAAATGTCTTCTGTTTTAGAACATCTGAATCGCAAGTGGGGCAACTCAAACATTGCATGTGGAGAGCTTGTGCTTTTCCCATATTGTGCTCATCAAGAGGATTTAGCTACCTATCAGAGGTGGACAACACAAGATACAGTTGCAGTGGCTGATGTCTTTTTTTCTGTGAATAGCCCCTCTATTTTCCGATTAAG GTATGGCTGGTTCTCCCTTGCTGAGCTTGAGGCAGGACTAAGTGAAATATCGTTGACCCGCTTTGAGAATTGCATGATACCAGAAGACATTCAGGTCAAATCTTCCTCAGAGGCCTGTGTGCAAAAGGATGGCACTTTACCCAGTGACTTCACTTCTGAGCAATCATCTAATAACTCAAAAGATCAGTCGCCATTATTGCTTGGTACACCATCTAGTACGGGCAAGAATGCTGCGGAAGAGCCTTCCATTAATACCTTTCCCTCTCAGTCTGGCgatcacaatcaagaacaagttcCTGCAAACAAAGCTTTTGAG GTTGATCCTCAGATGGATTGTCTTGCAATATCGGAAGTAGATTGGGCAGATACCCTTACTGATATCAGTGTTGGATACTTGCTGACAGAAGCATCCAAGGCTGCTAATTTGGATTGTGAAGTGACCTCTATTGCCCAAAATCCTCTTTTCGATGAGAATCCGTGCAGCTATGACTCGTTTGATGCTGCTGTTGCCCTACATGCTTCTCGTTATCAAGCAGCAGAGCAGCCAGCTCATACATCCAATTCCACCATCTGGGGTGCAGAAGAAACATGTGATGAGTTCAGTTTTATGTTGGCCACAGCTAGGAAGCAACAAGGTTTAAACACTTCAGCTAGCAGCCCTCCTGATAGCGACAATGAAGTTCACTCTTCAAATTCAGAAGGGTTTCAAGGTTTTCTTCAG GACTTGGCTGGAGGAGATACTCCTGGTAATCCTTGTGCTGATGATGTGAAGGCAATGGAAGAACTTTGTGCCAGATCACCACCTCAAAGTGACAATGATTTTGGATTGAAAGATCAGCCTCTAGATGACGTATTCTGG CCCGAATCACTTGGACCACTGGACTTGGATATACCACCAATAAGATCCCTAGCTGATGAGTTCATCTTAGGAGACAGTCAAAATAGTTGGAGTCGGATGATGGAAAATAGCATGGATGCATTTCGAAACATGTCGTTCTTCGTGTCCGATAACAATGACTCAGTTCTTCCACCCATCATGTAG